In Pseudomonas fluorescens, a genomic segment contains:
- a CDS encoding LysR family transcriptional regulator yields the protein MNLKFLETFVWVAKLKSFRLTAEKLFTTQASISSRIAVLESELGVKLFLRDSRGVSLTPEGLKVLDYAEQMMVTMQGLKQSLETTSSKVGRIRIGAMDTVIHTWLSPLVAELMDQFPRVEIELIADTALNLSDQLQKGFLDLILQTDLLRLETVRSLELASHPMAWIVASQSIYNRDYASLAELAQERIITYSKNSHPHQDVLSLMQANGVAAPRMNCVNSVSAITRLLRDGFGIGALPPVLVIEELARGELVMLPMAQKLPNLQVVVSWRVGVELVEEIVGLCQKVVARYAEEVGEERMVLSN from the coding sequence ATGAATTTGAAGTTCCTCGAAACCTTCGTCTGGGTGGCCAAGCTCAAGAGTTTTCGCCTGACCGCCGAGAAGCTGTTCACCACCCAGGCCTCGATTTCCAGCCGCATTGCGGTGCTGGAGAGCGAACTGGGGGTGAAGCTGTTTCTGCGTGATTCGCGGGGCGTGAGCCTGACCCCGGAAGGCTTGAAGGTGCTCGATTATGCCGAGCAGATGATGGTGACCATGCAGGGCCTGAAGCAGTCCCTGGAGACCACCAGCAGCAAGGTCGGGCGCATCCGTATCGGCGCGATGGACACGGTGATCCACACCTGGCTGAGCCCATTGGTCGCCGAATTGATGGACCAGTTCCCGCGGGTGGAAATCGAATTGATCGCCGATACCGCGCTCAACCTCAGCGATCAGCTGCAAAAAGGCTTCCTCGACCTGATCCTGCAAACTGACCTGCTCCGCCTGGAGACCGTGCGCAGCCTGGAACTGGCCAGCCACCCCATGGCCTGGATCGTCGCCAGCCAATCGATCTACAACCGCGACTACGCGTCCCTCGCCGAACTGGCCCAGGAACGCATCATCACCTACTCGAAAAACTCCCACCCCCATCAGGACGTGCTCAGCCTGATGCAGGCCAATGGCGTTGCCGCGCCACGGATGAACTGTGTGAATTCGGTGTCGGCGATTACCCGCCTGCTGCGCGATGGCTTCGGGATTGGCGCACTGCCCCCCGTGCTGGTCATCGAAGAACTGGCACGCGGTGAATTGGTGATGTTGCCCATGGCGCAGAAACTGCCGAACTTGCAGGTGGTGGTGTCGTGGCGCGTGGGGGTGGAGTTGGTGGAGGAAATTGTGGGGTTGTGCCAGAAGGTGGTGGCCAGGTATGCCGAAGAGGTTGGCGAAGAGCGGATGGTGCTCAGCAACTGA